In uncultured Methanobacterium sp., a genomic segment contains:
- a CDS encoding FmdE family protein — protein MSDYMELLKKAGEFHGDICGGIVMGTKLAIHGMEQMGMTPGEKDKRLIVYTEIDRCICDAIQSVTKTSLGKKSLKPMGYGKFAATFVNIDTGEAVRVMDIDANNKDTDIDSEAEHEETIEELTERIARTPGDELFMVQKVSVKINPNDLPGKPLEIARCADCGEVVMDGKHHLKGGKAYCTSCFEKSYYQLL, from the coding sequence ATGAGTGACTACATGGAATTATTAAAAAAAGCTGGTGAGTTTCACGGTGATATATGTGGTGGAATAGTAATGGGAACCAAATTAGCTATACACGGCATGGAACAAATGGGAATGACACCAGGTGAGAAGGATAAAAGGTTAATCGTATACACAGAGATTGATCGGTGTATCTGTGATGCCATACAATCGGTTACCAAAACATCCTTGGGTAAAAAATCCCTCAAACCCATGGGATACGGTAAATTCGCAGCCACATTCGTGAACATTGACACTGGTGAAGCAGTACGTGTCATGGACATAGACGCTAATAACAAAGATACTGATATTGACTCTGAAGCAGAACATGAGGAAACCATAGAAGAATTAACCGAAAGAATAGCCAGAACTCCTGGAGATGAATTATTCATGGTTCAGAAGGTTTCAGTCAAAATAAACCCCAATGACCTCCCGGGTAAACCACTGGAAATAGCCCGGTGTGCTGACTGTGGGGAGGTAGTTATGGATGGTAAACACCACTTAAAAGGAGGAAAGGCATACTGTACTTCCTGCTTTGAAAAATCATATTATCAGCTGTTATAA
- a CDS encoding ABC transporter substrate-binding protein encodes MKNYFILIAAVALIAVAGLGSYLTEYGAFSGGNTTITDMAGRNLTVPSPINHVLSTSPTTTVLVYMISPDKLQAFNYEVTSDEQKYMPDAYKNLPSVGGWYGSQSGSYEQFIAMNPDVVLDSVSPDDSSSHASTLSVLSERQQKFGSIPVVGVADTSNVTTLNPSIEFIGTLLGSTDKAKKLSDFNTKVQKEVTDVVSTIPDSERTTVYFAEGVDGLKTEPSGSVHGQLIDLCHGNNVANVQMQGGSGQTQVSMEQVLKWNPQVIITTDPTFFASVYQNSTWSSVNAVQNKKVYLSPQSPFKWFDKPTGANLIIGIPWTAKILYPDKFKNLDLKGEVKEFYSEFYHYDLSDDGVTKILKDSGMTDV; translated from the coding sequence CAGAATACGGGGCTTTTTCAGGGGGAAACACCACAATAACCGATATGGCTGGTCGAAATTTAACTGTGCCTTCACCCATAAATCACGTTCTATCCACTTCTCCCACCACCACAGTCCTGGTCTACATGATTAGCCCTGACAAATTACAGGCCTTCAACTATGAGGTAACCAGTGACGAACAGAAATACATGCCTGATGCCTATAAGAATCTGCCGTCAGTGGGTGGATGGTACGGATCCCAATCCGGTAGTTACGAGCAATTCATCGCCATGAACCCTGATGTGGTGCTGGACAGTGTAAGTCCAGATGATTCATCTTCACATGCATCAACCCTCTCAGTTCTATCCGAAAGACAGCAGAAGTTTGGTTCAATACCAGTGGTGGGTGTGGCAGATACCAGTAATGTAACCACCTTAAACCCCTCCATAGAGTTTATAGGAACCCTACTGGGGTCCACTGATAAGGCCAAGAAACTGTCTGATTTCAATACTAAGGTTCAAAAAGAAGTGACTGATGTGGTGTCAACCATACCTGACAGTGAAAGGACAACAGTTTACTTTGCTGAGGGAGTTGACGGTCTGAAAACCGAGCCCTCTGGTTCAGTACATGGACAGTTAATTGATCTGTGTCACGGGAATAATGTGGCCAATGTCCAGATGCAGGGAGGAAGTGGTCAAACACAAGTATCCATGGAACAGGTTCTAAAATGGAATCCTCAAGTTATAATAACCACTGACCCAACTTTCTTTGCCAGTGTCTATCAAAACTCCACCTGGAGCAGTGTAAACGCAGTACAAAATAAAAAAGTGTATCTATCCCCTCAATCTCCATTCAAATGGTTCGACAAGCCAACCGGGGCAAACCTCATAATTGGAATTCCATGGACTGCTAAAATATTATATCCAGATAAATTCAAGAATTTAGACCTCAAAGGAGAGGTTAAAGAGTTCTATTCAGAATTCTACCACTATGATCTCAGTGATGATGGAGTAACCAAGATCCTGAAGGATTCAGGAATGACTGATGTATAG
- a CDS encoding iron ABC transporter permease, with protein MFTNTKKWKSALDGTNRKWLVNVILIALPIFLFFVSFMIGRYPLSPVEVIMAILAKFFPFIHVSAAASTVVWDIRLPRIMAALLVGAALSVAGASFQGTFKNPLVSPDILGVSAGAGFGAAIAILIIGIPIFTQISAFIWGMVAVTLTYVIARSIKSSQILVMVLSGMAIGSLFGALISLCKYMADPFEKLPQIVYWLMGSVAGASNKEVFIAAIPIILGISILLVLRWRLNILAMGDEEAKSMGIETQKLRLIIISCCTLITAAAVSISGIIGWVGLIIPHISRIIVGPDHKNLLPATICLGASFLLFVDNISRTLLITEVPIGILTAIIGAPFFLYLLRKGYGTWA; from the coding sequence ATGTTTACAAACACAAAAAAATGGAAATCCGCTCTTGATGGGACTAACCGGAAATGGTTGGTAAATGTAATTCTAATTGCATTACCAATTTTCCTGTTTTTTGTTTCTTTCATGATAGGCAGGTATCCTCTGAGTCCAGTGGAAGTGATCATGGCTATACTGGCCAAATTCTTCCCATTCATACACGTATCTGCTGCCGCTTCCACTGTTGTCTGGGATATTAGGTTACCCCGCATAATGGCAGCATTACTTGTAGGGGCTGCTTTATCTGTAGCAGGGGCTTCATTCCAGGGAACATTCAAGAACCCCCTGGTTTCACCAGACATACTGGGTGTTTCTGCAGGAGCAGGGTTTGGAGCGGCCATAGCAATACTAATAATCGGAATACCCATCTTTACCCAGATCTCGGCATTCATCTGGGGAATGGTGGCAGTGACCCTCACCTACGTTATTGCCCGTTCCATTAAAAGCTCACAGATCCTGGTAATGGTTTTAAGTGGTATGGCTATTGGGTCACTCTTCGGTGCCCTGATATCTCTCTGCAAGTACATGGCCGACCCCTTTGAAAAGTTACCCCAGATCGTCTACTGGTTAATGGGAAGTGTTGCCGGCGCCAGTAACAAGGAAGTCTTCATTGCAGCCATCCCCATAATCCTGGGAATAAGCATACTACTGGTATTAAGGTGGAGGCTGAACATCTTAGCCATGGGTGATGAAGAAGCCAAATCTATGGGAATAGAAACCCAAAAGCTCCGTTTGATCATAATATCTTGCTGTACCCTGATAACCGCAGCTGCTGTGTCTATAAGTGGGATTATTGGATGGGTTGGGTTGATTATACCCCACATTAGTCGAATAATTGTTGGTCCAGATCATAAAAACCTGTTACCCGCCACCATTTGCCTGGGAGCATCATTCCTTCTATTTGTGGATAACATATCCAGGACATTACTCATTACCGAAGTTCCCATTGGAATTTTAACCGCTATAATCGGGGCTCCATTCTTCTTATACTTACTGAGAAAGGGTTACGGTACATGGGCTTGA
- a CDS encoding ABC transporter ATP-binding protein yields MSILEIKDAAFAYDETGNIFENINLTVEKGDVVCILGPNGCGKTTLIKCLNRIHGLNNGTVYINGEDIRHIDQREIARNIGYIPQGHIPTFAFTVFDVVLMGRTPHLDFFESLGEKDYKIAEKALEKFGISHMRDKPYTTLSGGEQQLVFFARVIAQEPRILVLDEPTSHLDFGNQLKTLDIISTLASEGLSVVMTSHFPDHAFISSNKVAILKDKNFMAIGKPEEVINRENMEKAYGIHVEIVDIDPDRKICVPMKTIN; encoded by the coding sequence TTGAGTATACTGGAAATAAAGGATGCAGCCTTTGCATATGATGAAACTGGCAATATATTTGAAAATATAAATTTAACAGTGGAAAAGGGGGATGTGGTCTGTATACTGGGCCCCAATGGCTGTGGTAAAACAACCCTGATAAAGTGTCTAAACAGAATCCATGGATTGAATAACGGCACAGTTTACATCAATGGGGAGGACATCCGACACATCGATCAAAGGGAAATAGCCAGGAATATAGGTTATATCCCCCAGGGCCACATTCCAACCTTTGCCTTCACAGTTTTCGATGTGGTTTTAATGGGCAGAACACCCCACCTTGATTTTTTCGAATCACTGGGAGAAAAAGACTATAAAATTGCAGAAAAAGCCTTGGAAAAGTTTGGAATTTCCCATATGAGGGATAAACCTTACACCACCTTAAGTGGAGGGGAACAGCAACTGGTCTTCTTTGCCAGGGTAATAGCCCAGGAACCCCGCATTCTAGTACTGGATGAACCCACTTCCCATCTTGATTTCGGCAATCAACTGAAAACACTGGATATAATCTCAACATTAGCCAGTGAAGGACTTTCAGTAGTAATGACCTCCCACTTCCCGGATCATGCATTTATATCCTCCAATAAAGTGGCTATACTGAAGGATAAGAACTTCATGGCCATTGGCAAACCAGAAGAGGTAATAAATCGGGAAAATATGGAAAAAGCCTATGGAATCCATGTGGAAATAGTCGACATAGATCCTGACAGGAAAATCTGTGTCCCCATGAAAACTATAAACTGA
- a CDS encoding class I SAM-dependent methyltransferase — MSSDTGLFPSNGHRIQGRSTESFLDARDIISRLNLKGNEVFMDAGCGDGHVAMIAHDMMDDDATIYALDVYPPSIEDMEKDVEEQGINNIIAIQSDIAEKIALDDDTVDICLMVNVFHHFVAQETADSAISELKRIIKPGGKIAVMDYKKMDTGYGPPAKFKSSPEEMEEMFKKHDLEMVKLETEAGEVLDDGTMSHYIITFQK; from the coding sequence ATGTCAAGTGATACTGGATTATTCCCATCTAATGGTCACAGGATACAGGGAAGATCAACCGAATCATTCCTGGACGCTCGCGATATAATTTCACGACTTAATCTTAAAGGAAATGAGGTTTTTATGGACGCTGGTTGTGGTGATGGTCACGTTGCCATGATAGCTCATGATATGATGGATGATGATGCAACAATCTATGCCCTGGATGTTTACCCCCCATCAATTGAAGATATGGAAAAGGATGTGGAAGAACAGGGAATAAATAACATAATAGCAATTCAGTCAGATATAGCTGAAAAAATCGCCCTTGATGATGATACCGTGGATATTTGTCTCATGGTTAATGTTTTCCACCACTTCGTAGCTCAAGAAACAGCAGATAGTGCCATTAGCGAGCTTAAAAGAATTATAAAGCCGGGTGGTAAAATTGCGGTCATGGACTACAAGAAAATGGACACAGGCTACGGTCCCCCAGCTAAGTTCAAAAGCAGTCCAGAAGAGATGGAGGAAATGTTCAAAAAACACGACCTTGAAATGGTTAAACTGGAGACCGAAGCAGGGGAAGTCCTGGACGACGGAACCATGTCCCATTATATTATAACATTCCAAAAATAA